ACAAGGAACGTGGTGCCGGTATCATGGGTCGCGAAGGCGGTGGCGAAGATCGGCGCCAGGGTCGAGACCGAGCCGTCCATCAGCCCGGCCAGCCCCGGCTGGACCCAGGTCAGCACGAACTGGCGATGGGCGGTCCGGCGCTCCCGCTCGACCGCATCGGTATCGAGCTGGGTCTCGACCAGCCGGTCGGCGGCGGCCTCGTGCCCGGCCTCGGCGGCGGCCAGATCGCCCAGCAGCTTGCGCGTCGCCGCATCCGTCGCCCGCCCGGCCGCGCGCATGTAGAAGTCATGCGCCTCGCGCTCCATCCTCTCGGCCTCTTCGCGGATGCGCTCGATGCCGAGATTGCGCATCAGCCAGACCGGTCGCCGCGCATAATATCCGGCGACATGCTCGCGCCGCAAAAGCGGGATCGCCTCGCCGAACCGGGCGCGGTGGGTGTCGATCAGGCGGCGGCGATGGCCGTCCTCCTCCTCGGCCATGGCATCGAAGACCCGGGCGGAATCGGGATAATCGGCGCGCAGCTGCTCGGCATAGCTGCGATAGATGCGGGCATCGTCCTCTTCGGAGGAAATCGCGAGCGCCAGGACTTCCTGTTCGCTCAGGTCTGAAAAGCGGCGGCGCTGGGAAAGGCCGGGGATCATCGGGAGGCTCCAGTTTATAATAGTTCTAATCTATAGCATTCCGCCCTCCCCCCGCAAGAGCAGGAATGCCGCAGCCTCCGCCTGTGCGACCTGACCCAGCCCGCCTGGCATGACCCCGAAACCGCAGGTCCCCATGACCGCCAAAACCGACCGGATCCACAAGAAACGCAAATTCGACCAGGGGCTCGAAGGGGCCCGGGAAGCGTTTCTGCGCGACGGCTTCAAGCCTGCCTCGGTCGCCCCCATCCTGCGCCGCGCCGGGGTCTCGAAAGCCACGCTTTACAGCGACGTCCCCGACAAGCGACGGCTGTTCTCCGAGGTGATGCAGCGTGAATGCGACCGCCTGACCGGCGCGGCACGAGATCGACCTTAGCACCCCGGCGGAAACCGTGCTGAAGACAGCAGCCCGGCATATTTCCTCGGCGCTGCTCTCTAGGCTCTACCAGGCGGTGTTCCGGATCTGCGGAGGCGTCTCCGGCCGCTTCCCGGATCTCGGCGAGACCTGCCACCGCTCCGCCCCGATGCGGTTGCTCAGCGATCCGGCAGCGCAATCTCGCGATCGGGGACGAGGCATTGGCCGCAGACCGGGTCGTCGTACTCTGCAAGGTCAATCCTTACACCCGCCGGGTGCTCCGGCGCGACAACGACTTCAAAAAGGTCGAGATCTTCGGGGGATCGAGGGCGCGGTGGCGACGTTCCTTGCGCGCTGTGGCACCGGCCGCCCGGGCTCAGTCGAGCCGCCGGACCAGAAGCTGGTTGCCGACCTGTCTGGTCTCGAAGCGCTTGAGTTCGCGCACCAGATCCGAGAGCTTGCGCTTGCCATAGGTCCGGGTATCGAAATCGGGATTGTCCGCCGTGATGAACTGGCCGATCTGACCCAGCGTGAACCAGTCGTCCTCCTGGTTGATCTTGTCCATGGCGCGGATGATCAGCTCGGACACTTCCTGCGGCGGGCGCTTGCCTGCGGCTGTCGGAGCCGGTTGTGCCTTGTCGCGGGGGGCGGCAGGCGCGGGCTCCTCGACGATGTTCTCGATCAGCACGAAGCGGTTGCAGACATTGCGCAACGAAACCGGCGTCTTGGCCTCGCCGATCCCGATTACGTCCAGCCCGTGTTCCCGGATCCGGCTGGCCAGGCGGGTGAAATCGCTGTCGGACGAGACCAGCACGAACCCGTCGAAGCGGCCCGAATGCAGAATGTCCATCGCGTCGATCACCAGCCCGATATCGGAGGCGTTCTTGCCCTTGGTATTGGCGGTTTCCTGATGCGCGACCAGCCCCAGGGTCAGGACCTTGTCGGCCCAGGGCTTGAGCCGGTCCGAGGACCAGTCGCCATAGACCCGGCGCAGCGCGGGCTCGCCGAAGCCGGTGATCTCCTTGAGGATCGGCTCGGCATGGCGGGCGGGGATATTGTCGGCGTCGATCAGGACGGCCAGAAGCGGCGGCTTGGTCTCGGGCATGGCTGTCTCTGGGTCCTGGTTGCGATCCGGGCGCTGTATCGCCCGGACCGACCTATAGTTCAACCGGCTCGGAGACGAAAGCCGGGGCCGGGCCGGCCCCGGCGCAAGCGGTCAGTTCTTGACGCGGTAATCGTCATGGCAGGATTTGCAGGTCCTGCCGATCTCGCCGACCGAATTGCGCAGCGCGTCCAGCGAGGCCATGTCGGCCGATCCGGCCGCTGCCTGCAGCGCCTCCGACTTTTCGGTGAAATCGCCGAAATCGTCCCAGATCGCGGGTTTGGCCTCCGATTCCGGATCGTCGGCCCGGGTCTCGAACAGGCCGGGCACCTTGTCGGCGGTCTCGGCAATGACCGCCGCCGCGGCCCCTGCGGCCTGGGCGTCGAAGTCGGCCTTTCCCTTGGCCATGTCGGCGATGGATTTCATGTTCTTGCCGATTGTCTCCATGGCTTCCTGCCGGGCCTTCACGGCCGGATCGGTGGCATCGGCCGCATGGGCCAGCGTGGCCGCCGCGGCGGCCAGCGCGAAGATCGTCACTCGGGTCATACGCCTTGTGGTCATTCGGGTCCTCCTGATTGACCTGCCCAGCCTAAGCCGGATTTGTGACAAAGGTCGGTCACATCGCCGTGGGGTCAACCGGAGGGTGCGGCCCGAATCGGCACGATGCAGCCGCCCGCCGCCCCCGGCCGGGGGAAGCCCGGGCCCATTCGGCAGTCGCCGGAATGGCGGCAGGAGGTTGCCCCTGAGCGATCCGGACCGGACAGCGGCGGGCCCGTCAAACCCGCCGGGCGGCGAAGAGACCGAAAATTCCTGCAAGGAATTTTCTGCCCAGGGCCTGCGATCCGGGGCCTGCGATGGGCCCGGGAGACGATGCCATAGCGTCTGACCAAAAACTGGCGTCTGACCGCAAGTCGAGAAGAAACGGCCGGCCAGGGGACAAAATTCTTTGCAAGAATTTTGACATGGCCGACCGGAGTGGGAGGCATTTCCTCGGCGCCGCAAGCTGGGTGGGGGCTGTATCGCCGCGACACCGGGTCCAGCATTTCGCTGTGACGCCGTTATGGACAGGGTTCCGGGCACCGTCGCGATGCCGGGACGCCGAAGCCCGGGTCTTTTCGGGGCAAAACCCGGGCGGCTCTTGATTTGCGCCCGGCGCGGCGGCACCTTCGGGACATGAGCGTCATTCCCCCCATGCCAACCCCGGCCGAACGCCCTTCCGAACAGGTCGCCTTTCACCGCAGCGAGCTGGGGGTCATCCTCCCCCTTTACGGACGGATGGTCGCCGCGGGCGAGTGGCGCGATTACGGTATTTCCTGCCTGCGCGACGTCGCGATCTTCTCGATCTTCCGGCGCACCGCCGAACACCCGCTTTACCGCATCGAGAAGCGCCCGCGGCTGCGCAGCCGACAGGGCATGTATTCGGTGATCGGCATGGACGGCCGGATCCTCAAGCGCGGCCATGACCTGCCCGGCGTGCTGCGGGTTCTCGAACGCAAGCTGATCCGGCCGGTCGACTAGTCCGCGCCGACGGGCATGCGGCGATGCGCGGTCGGGCGGCCCTCGCCTTGGGCCTCGATCCGGGCCACGGCATCGGCGATCCGCTCATAGGCCACCGACATCGTGTGCCCGTTGGCATGGATCAGCACCTCGGCATCGACCGCCAGCGCGACATGTCCGCGCCAGAACAGCAGATCGCCGCGCTGAAACGGCATGCCCTCGGGCAGGGCCTCGCCCAATACCCGTTCCTGCTGGTCGCTGTCGCCCGGGCAGTCCAGCCCGGCCGCGCGCCAGGCGGCCTGGACCAGCCCAGAGCAGTCGATGCCCCAGACCGAATTGCCGCCCCAGAGATAGGGCACGCCGAAAAAGAGCTGCGCCACCGTCACCGGATCGCGGAACGGCACGTTCAGCGGCCGCAGATGCGGCCGTGGCACGAACCAGCCCTCGGCGGTCTCGAAGAACCCGCCCGCGGCCGAGACCACGCGCAGTTCGGAGCCGAAGGACAGGCCCATCAGCTCGGGCGCCTTGAGGTCGGGCGCCGAATAGGCGTGGCTTGCCGGCACCGCCACGCGATGGGTGGGCGCGGGTCCGTCCGCCGCCAGCGCCGCCTCGGCGACATAGCCGACGAAACCGTCGCGCGCGGCCCAGCCGAAGGCGAACCCGTCATGCATCTCGAGCAGCTCGAAGGCCTCGCCCAGCACAAGCTGGCGCTCGCGCGGGCCCTCCGGCGCGCGCAGCAGATCTGTCACCGGCCGGGTCACCCGCCAGCGCTCGGGCTCCGCATAGCGCGGCGCCTCGACCACGCCCCTCAGCCGGGCCGCCGCGACCCGGTCATTGGCCGGGGTCTCGCGCCGGTCGCGGCCAGCCGGACCGCTCACAGCTCCAGAACCCCGGGCAGCGCCCCGAGGATCGCCCGCGCGCCCTGTCCGACACCCCCCTTGGGACGGGCCGGGGCATCGGCGGGCTGCCAGCCATAGATGTCGAAATGGGTGTAGCGCGCCGCGCCGACAAAACGGCGCAGGAACAGCGCGGCGGTGATCGACCCGGCAAAGCCGCCTTTCGGCGCATTGTCGAGATCGGCGATGCCCGGCTCGATCATCGTCTCGTAGGGGGCATGGAAGGGCATCCGCCAGACCGGATCGGCCAGAAGCCCGCCCGCCCGGCCAAGCGCCCCGGCCACGGCCTCGTCATCGGTATAGAAGGGCGCGATGTCGGGCCCCACGGCAACCCGGGCGGCCCCGGTCAGCGTCGCCATCGAGATCAGGGCGTCGCTCTCTTCCTCGGCGGCATAGGCCAGCGCATCGGCCAGCACCAGCCGCCCCTCGGCATCGGTATTGTTGATCTCGACCGTCAGCCCGTTGCGCGCGGTCAGGATGTCCTGCGGCCGCATCGCATTGCCCGCGATGCTGTTCTCGACCGCCGGGATCAGCACCCGCAGCCGCAACGGCAGGTCCAGCGCCATGATCATCGAGGCCAGCCCCAGCACCGTGGCCGCGCCGCCCATATCCTTCTTCATCAGCCCCATCGAGCTGGCGGGCTTGACGTTCAGCCCGCCGGTATCGAAGCAGACCCCCTTGCCGACCAGCGTCAGCCGCGGCCCGGACGTGCCCCAGTGCAGATCGAGCAGCCGCGGCGGCTGGGCGGCGGCGCGGCCCACGGCATGGATCATCGGGAAGTTCCGCGCCAGAAGCGCCTCGCCCCGGATCGCCTCGAGCGTCCCGCCATGGCGCGCGGCCAGCTCGGCCACCGCCTCTTCCAGCGCCTCGGGCCCCATATCCGAGGCCGGGGTGTTGATCAGGTCGCAGGTCAGCACCTCGCCCGCCGCCATCGCCTCGAGCCGGGCCGCATCGACGCCCGAAGGCGCCGTGAAGCTGGCGCGGGGGGCTGCGGATTGCGCCCGGTAGCGGTCGAAGCGATAGCCCGAGAGCAGCAGCCCTAGCGCCTCGGCCTCGAGATCGGCGCCGGTCAGCGCCGTTTCGAGATGCCAGGCGCCTTCGGGCAGGCGGCCCGCAATCGCGGCCAGGTGGAACCGGCCGCGGGCCCGGGCCGCGGCCGTGCCATGGCCCGCGACCGCCCCCGCGACGCTACCGTCCGGACCGGGCAAAAGCTGCAACTCGCCCAGACCGGCGGCAAAGCCCGTGGCTTCGAGCCAGGCAGCTTCGGCCGCGGGCCGACCGGATCGCCAGGTCTCAAAAGCCGTCTCATCGACGACGAAAAGCGGGCGCGACGGTGCGGCGGGGTCGGCAAAGCGGGGGCACATGGAGCGGTCCTTCGGGTCTGATCGGGATGTGCCCAGACCCTAGCCTCTTCCGCGCGCCCCGCAAGCGGGTTCAACCCGAGCGGTGCTGAAGTTCCTCGGCCAGCCGGAACGACCGCACGGCGACCCGCTTGAGCCGGGCCAGCGTGGCGTCGATGGCAACCGGGTCGCCCGATTGCGCCGCGCGCGACACGTTGCGGGCGGCGGAAGACAGGCTGATCATCCCCATCGCATCGCCAAGGGCGCGAATCTGCCCGGTCAGATCGATGCAATCGCCCGGGGGCATCTGGCCTATCGCCAGATGCAATCCCTCGATCAGCGTCTCGAGCCGGTCGATCGACAGGACGATCAGATGAGACGCCCTTACCTCGCCCAAATCGACGAACATGTCAGCCAGGCGCTCGGAATCCAGCCGCAAGGGCTCGTCCTGGCGCATCGTTACGACGTTGGACACCTTGCGCACCCTCCGGTCACCACACCTCTGGCCCGCAGCCTCGCGCAGCAGCGTCAAGAAAGCGTTGCCAGCGGCACCGGAAATAGCTCGAATTTCCGGAAATTGCGCCTTATGCAGCCGGATAGGAAATCGGGGAGAAGCCGCAGAGATGAAGAACGCACGCCCGCTGCCCAGCTATCTTGTCCAGCGCTATCACGGCTGGAAAGCCACCACCCATGCCGAGAACAAGGCCTGGTACCGCCGCCTTGCCGAGGAAGGTCAGCGCCCCCGCGCGATGATCATTTCCTGTTGCGACTCGCGCATCCATGTCACCTCGATCTTCGGGGCCGACGAAGGCGAGTTCTTCATTCACCGCAACATCGCCGGCCTGGTACCGCCCTATGCGCCCGACGGCGACCATCACGGCACCTCGGCCGCGCTCGAATACGCGGTGACGGTGCTCAAGGTCGCCAACCTGCTGGTGGTCGGCCATTCCAATTGCGGCGGGATCCGCGGCTGCCATGACATGTGCGCGGGGCTCGCGCCGCAGCTGGAGGAAAAGACCAGCTTCATCGGCCGCTGGATGGACCTTCTGCGCCCCAGCTACGAGCGTCAGGCCGGGATCGCCGACGAAACCGAGCGGCTGCGGGCGATGGAAAAGGAGGCGGTGCTGGTCTCGATCGAGAACCTGATGACCTTCCCCTTCGTCCAGGCCGCGGTCGAGTCCGAATCGCTGACCCTGCACGGGCTCTGGAACGATATCGGCGAGGGCGTGGTGGAATGCTACGACCCGGACAGCGCCCGGTTCCTGCCGGTCTGATCCCGGCCGCCGGGCGCGCCCCGCAATCGCGCGCCCGGCGACACACAAGGCCTAGTCGAGAACCTTGCCCTCGGGCCAGACCATGCGGTGGCTCAGCGCCACCTCGCGGGTCGCGCCGGGGGCAAGCTCGAAACGCCATTCCAGAATGCCGCGCCGCCCGTCGGGATCGGTCTCCGAGGGCGCCGGATCGGCCTGCCAGGAGATCTTCAGATCCTCCTGTTCCGAATAAGGCACCCGGTCGAGAAGCCGCAGCGGCCAGGTCTCGTCGGTCAGGTTCTCGACCGCGATCCGCACCACCTCGGAGCGTTCGTTGGATTTCGTCAGAACGCCACGGTCGCCCTCGTTCCGGTCCTGCACTGTGCGGGTCAGCCGAAGCCCGTCGATCGGGCCGAAGGGCAGCAGGGCCTTGCCGCCCGCCGGGATCAGCTCGATCGGCTGCTGGCCGACGAAGCGGCCGTCGAGATAGAACATCGCCTGTGCGCTCGGCAGCACGATCTCGTCCGAGCCGTTGACGATGGAGGCCATCAGATAGGCGCTGTCGTCGCGTTCGGGCACGGCCTCGGCCAGCAGGTCGGCGGGCATCTCGAGATCGCCAAGCGCGAGCCGCAGATTGTCGGCGCCGGTCGCGATATCAACGGCCACCGGATAGTCGTAATGGACCGCGAGCCCGTCGAAGGCGGTCGCCCTGGCCCGCACCGGCGGCGCCGCCGCTGCGATTGCCCCCCTGCCCGTTGCCAGGCGCAATACTTCGCCGGCCACGATCGACGCCTCGGCTTCCTCGCCCGGGTCCGAGATCCGGCGCAAGAGCGGCCGCAGCTCGCTCGGCCCGGTCTGCCCGCCTGGACGCGCCGTCGACAGGCCCAGCGCGACCTCTGTCCAGCTCTCGCCGGTCTCCTGCGACACCAGCGCCCCGCGCTCGATGGTGACCCTGCTTTCGGCGCGGTCGAGCCGGATATCGTAGACCGGCATCCAGCGCGCCGTGTTGACGGTGTAGCCGACCGTGACCTTGCCCTCGGTCGACCCCTCCGCCGGGCCATCCGCGGCCGTCACCGTGATCGCCAGCATCGCCCGCGCCTCCTCCTCGGGCACCAGCGCGGCCAGCGCCTGCCGGGCCTCGGCCAGCGCCTCGCGAAGCGGCTCGAGCCCCCGCTCGGCCGCGGCGGCGCGGCCCCGGGCGGCAATCGAATCGGTCAGCGCCGTCTCGGTCTCGGCCCCGATCATCCGCGCCAGCGCCTGCAGATCCTCGACGCCCATCGCCGCCGCGCCCTCGCCCTGGCCCAGCCGTCCGAGGAAGGCCGCGCGCGCCTCGGCGCCCTGCGCCCCGGCCCGGATCCGCGAGATCTCGGCCATGGCGGCGTCCAGCGCGGTGCGGCGGCGCTCGACCTCGGCCTCGGCTTCCGCGACTTCGGGCGATGTCTCCGCGCCGCGCGGCAGCACGAAATCGCGCCGAGACGAGACGCTGCCCAGCGTCGCCCCCTCGACCGAGACCCGGACCGTGGCCAGCGGCGTGGTTCTGGGCAAATCCGCCAGGATCAGGCGATGGGTCCCGGCCGGAAGCTCGAAATCCGCGCTGCGCGTCACCGCCGCGCCGTCGGGAAAGAGCGTGACCGCCTCGACCCGACTGGAAACGAGAATGTCATCGGCCCAGCCCGGCAGGGGGACGAGGATCAGGCAAAGGGCAAGGGCTCGCATCGTGTCGCTCCGAAAGCTGGGGATCCGAGAGAAGACTGCGGCACAGGCGGGGGCGGGCGCAAGCGAAACGCAAGCATCGGCAAAGCGCCGCCGGCAAGGCAGACCGGAATCCCGGCCGCGTGGTGCGCAAGGCCAGAAACCGGTCCTGTTACGGGTGACACCGAACGGTGCCCCTGACCGCGCCACGGGGATGGCGCGGGAATACGGGCGTCCCGGCCGGGACGGAGTATTGCTGGAACTCCGCCCCTTCGCCGTCCGAGTGTTTTACCGGTGCTTTCGGAGGAGCGGATGCCCCGGATCGCGGCCTGGCCGGGGCTCCGCCCGTTCGCCGCTCAAACGCTCCGCCGGAGCGTTTGCCGGGGCTCATGCCCCGGATCGCGGCTCACCCCTTCTTGAGCACCCGCTGGCCGAGGACTTCGGCGATCTGAACCGCGTTCAGCGCCGCGCCCTTGCGCAGGTTGTCCGAGACGCACCACAGGTTCAGACCGTTCTCGATGGTCGAATCCTGCCGGATGCGGCTGATGAAGGTGGCGAAATCGCCCACGCATTCGGCCGGCGTCACGTAGCCGCCATCCTCGCGCTTGTCGACGACCATGATCCCGGGCGCCTCGCGAAGGATGTCGCGCGCCTCGTCCTCGTCGAGGAACTCCTCGAACTCGATATTGATCGCCTCGGCATGGCCGACAAAGACCGGCACCCGGACGCAGGTCGCGGTGACCTTGATCGCGGTATCGACGATCTTCTTGGTCTCGGCGACCATCTTCCACTCTTCCTTGGTCGAGCCGTCATCGAGGAAGACGTCGATATGCGGGATCACGTTGAAGGCGATCTGCTTGGGATAGACCGAGGGCTCGACCTCCTGACCCGGCACATACATGCCCTTGGTCTGGTTCCAGAGCTCGTCCATCGCCTCTTTCCCCGAGCCCGACACCGACTGGTAGGTCGAGACCACGACGCGCTTGATCTTCGCGCGGTCATGCAGGGGCTTCAGCGCCACCACCATCTGCGCGGTCGAGCAGTTCGGATTGGCGA
The genomic region above belongs to Rhodovulum sulfidophilum DSM 1374 and contains:
- the mbfA gene encoding iron exporter MbfA, whose product is MIPGLSQRRRFSDLSEQEVLALAISSEEDDARIYRSYAEQLRADYPDSARVFDAMAEEEDGHRRRLIDTHRARFGEAIPLLRREHVAGYYARRPVWLMRNLGIERIREEAERMEREAHDFYMRAAGRATDAATRKLLGDLAAAEAGHEAAADRLVETQLDTDAVERERRTAHRQFVLTWVQPGLAGLMDGSVSTLAPIFATAFATHDTGTTFLVGLAASVGAGISMGFTEAASDDGAISGRGSPLKRGIASGVMTALGGLGHALPYLIPHFWTATGIAMAVVFCELWAIAWIQKKYMDTPFFRAAFQVVLGGALVFAAGVLIGSG
- a CDS encoding TetR/AcrR family transcriptional regulator; amino-acid sequence: MTAKTDRIHKKRKFDQGLEGAREAFLRDGFKPASVAPILRRAGVSKATLYSDVPDKRRLFSEVMQRECDRLTGAARDRP
- a CDS encoding NYN domain-containing protein, which encodes MPETKPPLLAVLIDADNIPARHAEPILKEITGFGEPALRRVYGDWSSDRLKPWADKVLTLGLVAHQETANTKGKNASDIGLVIDAMDILHSGRFDGFVLVSSDSDFTRLASRIREHGLDVIGIGEAKTPVSLRNVCNRFVLIENIVEEPAPAAPRDKAQPAPTAAGKRPPQEVSELIIRAMDKINQEDDWFTLGQIGQFITADNPDFDTRTYGKRKLSDLVRELKRFETRQVGNQLLVRRLD
- a CDS encoding c-type cytochrome — encoded protein: MTTRRMTRVTIFALAAAAATLAHAADATDPAVKARQEAMETIGKNMKSIADMAKGKADFDAQAAGAAAAVIAETADKVPGLFETRADDPESEAKPAIWDDFGDFTEKSEALQAAAGSADMASLDALRNSVGEIGRTCKSCHDDYRVKN
- a CDS encoding DUF2794 domain-containing protein; the protein is MSVIPPMPTPAERPSEQVAFHRSELGVILPLYGRMVAAGEWRDYGISCLRDVAIFSIFRRTAEHPLYRIEKRPRLRSRQGMYSVIGMDGRILKRGHDLPGVLRVLERKLIRPVD
- a CDS encoding NlpC/P60 family protein → MSGPAGRDRRETPANDRVAAARLRGVVEAPRYAEPERWRVTRPVTDLLRAPEGPRERQLVLGEAFELLEMHDGFAFGWAARDGFVGYVAEAALAADGPAPTHRVAVPASHAYSAPDLKAPELMGLSFGSELRVVSAAGGFFETAEGWFVPRPHLRPLNVPFRDPVTVAQLFFGVPYLWGGNSVWGIDCSGLVQAAWRAAGLDCPGDSDQQERVLGEALPEGMPFQRGDLLFWRGHVALAVDAEVLIHANGHTMSVAYERIADAVARIEAQGEGRPTAHRRMPVGAD
- a CDS encoding leucyl aminopeptidase family protein, whose product is MCPRFADPAAPSRPLFVVDETAFETWRSGRPAAEAAWLEATGFAAGLGELQLLPGPDGSVAGAVAGHGTAAARARGRFHLAAIAGRLPEGAWHLETALTGADLEAEALGLLLSGYRFDRYRAQSAAPRASFTAPSGVDAARLEAMAAGEVLTCDLINTPASDMGPEALEEAVAELAARHGGTLEAIRGEALLARNFPMIHAVGRAAAQPPRLLDLHWGTSGPRLTLVGKGVCFDTGGLNVKPASSMGLMKKDMGGAATVLGLASMIMALDLPLRLRVLIPAVENSIAGNAMRPQDILTARNGLTVEINNTDAEGRLVLADALAYAAEEESDALISMATLTGAARVAVGPDIAPFYTDDEAVAGALGRAGGLLADPVWRMPFHAPYETMIEPGIADLDNAPKGGFAGSITAALFLRRFVGAARYTHFDIYGWQPADAPARPKGGVGQGARAILGALPGVLEL
- a CDS encoding carbonic anhydrase, translating into MKNARPLPSYLVQRYHGWKATTHAENKAWYRRLAEEGQRPRAMIISCCDSRIHVTSIFGADEGEFFIHRNIAGLVPPYAPDGDHHGTSAALEYAVTVLKVANLLVVGHSNCGGIRGCHDMCAGLAPQLEEKTSFIGRWMDLLRPSYERQAGIADETERLRAMEKEAVLVSIENLMTFPFVQAAVESESLTLHGLWNDIGEGVVECYDPDSARFLPV
- a CDS encoding DUF4139 domain-containing protein, with the translated sequence MRALALCLILVPLPGWADDILVSSRVEAVTLFPDGAAVTRSADFELPAGTHRLILADLPRTTPLATVRVSVEGATLGSVSSRRDFVLPRGAETSPEVAEAEAEVERRRTALDAAMAEISRIRAGAQGAEARAAFLGRLGQGEGAAAMGVEDLQALARMIGAETETALTDSIAARGRAAAAERGLEPLREALAEARQALAALVPEEEARAMLAITVTAADGPAEGSTEGKVTVGYTVNTARWMPVYDIRLDRAESRVTIERGALVSQETGESWTEVALGLSTARPGGQTGPSELRPLLRRISDPGEEAEASIVAGEVLRLATGRGAIAAAAPPVRARATAFDGLAVHYDYPVAVDIATGADNLRLALGDLEMPADLLAEAVPERDDSAYLMASIVNGSDEIVLPSAQAMFYLDGRFVGQQPIELIPAGGKALLPFGPIDGLRLTRTVQDRNEGDRGVLTKSNERSEVVRIAVENLTDETWPLRLLDRVPYSEQEDLKISWQADPAPSETDPDGRRGILEWRFELAPGATREVALSHRMVWPEGKVLD
- a CDS encoding aspartate-semialdehyde dehydrogenase, which encodes MGYKVAVVGATGNVGREMLNILAEREFPVDEIAALASRRSLGTECSFGDKIVKTQDLATFDFTGWDIALFAIGSDATKEYAPKAAKAGCIVIDNSSLYRYDPDVPLIVPEVNADAIEGYSKKNIIANPNCSTAQMVVALKPLHDRAKIKRVVVSTYQSVSGSGKEAMDELWNQTKGMYVPGQEVEPSVYPKQIAFNVIPHIDVFLDDGSTKEEWKMVAETKKIVDTAIKVTATCVRVPVFVGHAEAINIEFEEFLDEDEARDILREAPGIMVVDKREDGGYVTPAECVGDFATFISRIRQDSTIENGLNLWCVSDNLRKGAALNAVQIAEVLGQRVLKKG